A genome region from Deltaproteobacteria bacterium includes the following:
- a CDS encoding metal ABC transporter permease: MEWMEPMFMRRALLALLLVAPAAAAVGVPLVQFRMAFFSDAIGHSAFTGVALGVLLGVSPTWTMAAFGALVAVAITLVRGRTDLSTDTVIGVFFSTVIALGIAVISREKGLTRNLQSFLYGDPLAVSDAELVWMAALLVAVAAYLFVSYNRILLLGVDEGFARTKGVPVRAVEISFSLVVALVVTTAIRTVGILLVTALLVIPAAAARNIARGAGAA, translated from the coding sequence ATGGAGTGGATGGAACCCATGTTCATGAGGCGGGCCCTGCTCGCCCTGCTGCTGGTCGCCCCGGCCGCCGCGGCCGTCGGGGTCCCGCTCGTGCAGTTCCGCATGGCGTTCTTCTCGGACGCGATCGGGCACTCGGCCTTCACCGGCGTCGCGCTCGGCGTGCTGCTGGGCGTATCCCCGACGTGGACCATGGCGGCCTTCGGGGCGCTGGTCGCCGTGGCCATCACGCTGGTGCGCGGGCGCACCGACCTGTCGACCGACACGGTCATCGGCGTGTTCTTCTCCACGGTCATCGCGCTCGGAATCGCCGTGATCAGCCGGGAGAAGGGATTGACGCGGAACCTCCAGTCCTTCCTGTACGGGGACCCGCTCGCGGTGTCGGACGCCGAACTGGTCTGGATGGCAGCGCTCCTGGTGGCCGTCGCCGCCTACCTGTTCGTCTCGTACAACCGGATCCTTCTCCTCGGTGTGGACGAGGGGTTCGCCCGCACGAAGGGGGTGCCCGTGCGCGCCGTGGAGATCTCCTTCTCCCTGGTGGTGGCGCTGGTGGTGACGACCGCGATCCGCACGGTGGGGATTTTGCTCGTGACCGCGCTTCTCGTGATCCCGGCCGCCGCCGCGCGCAACATCGCCCGGGGAGCCGGTGCGGC